A genomic window from Sphingobacterium spiritivorum includes:
- a CDS encoding class I SAM-dependent methyltransferase, translated as MEHKSTLREIEERFDQDVARFSNLDTGQQTTLDALYNMELITDGIAASYAQLGDVLDVGCGAGNYPVKLLSKVRNPNITLVDLSKPMLDKAVERIKPLTSGRVDAIKADFQTLEFPAGSFDVIVATAVLHHLRTDADWESAFAKFYEWLRPGGSIWIFDLLIQQEAGIQQLIYKERYGAYLKELKDEAYRDHVFAYIEKEDTPQTLVYQLDLLRQAGFRSVDVLHKNLCFASFVAFR; from the coding sequence ATGGAACACAAATCAACATTAAGAGAGATAGAAGAACGTTTTGATCAGGACGTTGCACGGTTTTCGAATCTGGATACAGGACAGCAGACCACTTTGGATGCACTGTACAATATGGAATTGATTACAGATGGTATTGCAGCCAGTTATGCACAGCTCGGAGATGTGCTGGATGTGGGATGCGGGGCTGGTAATTATCCGGTCAAGCTGTTGTCAAAAGTCAGGAACCCTAATATAACCTTAGTCGATCTCAGTAAACCTATGCTGGATAAGGCTGTAGAACGTATAAAGCCTCTTACATCAGGAAGGGTGGATGCTATCAAGGCTGACTTTCAGACTCTCGAATTTCCTGCAGGTAGTTTTGACGTCATTGTGGCCACGGCGGTGTTGCATCACTTAAGAACGGATGCTGACTGGGAATCTGCATTTGCAAAGTTTTATGAATGGCTGCGTCCCGGAGGTAGCATCTGGATTTTCGATCTGCTTATCCAGCAGGAGGCAGGTATACAGCAATTGATCTATAAAGAGCGTTACGGAGCATATTTGAAAGAGCTTAAAGACGAAGCATATCGCGACCATGTGTTTGCGTATATTGAAAAAGAAGATACTCCGCAGACTCTGGTTTATCAACTGGATCTGTTACGTCAGGCAGGATTCAGATCTGTAGATGTATTGCATAAAAATCTTTGTTTTGCTTCCTTCGTGGCATTCAGATAA
- a CDS encoding LysR family transcriptional regulator, with the protein MELRHLHYFAILAEELHFGKAAERLFISQPPLSRQIKDLEEELAVILFERNNKRVNLTPAGAYFLKETQDILRLLDNAKIKARQIQDAVSGTFRLGYISSTPKALLARLLKMVKERYPHLHVCLYETSTQKQLTALENGKLDLGIVRTPILSNQLCTRTLLKESFCLATTPDFNANSGKLSELAYVTYSKEYAPEYYRQFVSYCHYLGFDPHVLHECNTMQSILELVASGLGAALVPQSVQNQALHLQICFSALPAVPIYTETVLAFDRESRHPALSAFTAIITEEYKAFYQNIKHLPAL; encoded by the coding sequence ATGGAATTAAGACATCTTCATTATTTCGCTATTTTAGCAGAAGAACTTCATTTTGGTAAGGCTGCAGAAAGATTGTTTATATCCCAACCTCCGCTAAGCAGGCAGATCAAAGATCTGGAAGAGGAACTCGCAGTTATACTGTTTGAGCGCAACAATAAACGTGTAAACCTGACTCCGGCAGGAGCATACTTTCTGAAGGAAACTCAGGATATTCTACGTCTTCTGGATAATGCCAAAATCAAAGCCAGACAGATACAGGATGCTGTATCCGGAACATTCAGATTAGGATACATCAGCTCTACTCCCAAAGCATTATTGGCCCGTTTGCTCAAAATGGTGAAGGAGCGCTATCCACATCTTCATGTCTGCCTGTATGAAACGTCCACCCAGAAACAACTCACAGCATTAGAAAATGGCAAACTCGATTTGGGAATTGTACGCACACCGATCCTGTCCAATCAACTGTGTACCCGCACATTATTAAAAGAATCCTTCTGTCTGGCAACAACTCCTGATTTTAATGCAAATTCCGGAAAGCTAAGTGAATTAGCCTATGTCACGTATAGTAAAGAGTATGCACCTGAGTATTACCGGCAATTTGTAAGCTACTGCCATTACCTGGGTTTTGATCCGCATGTCCTGCATGAATGCAATACAATGCAATCCATTTTAGAACTTGTAGCAAGCGGACTTGGGGCGGCTCTCGTGCCGCAATCCGTGCAAAATCAGGCCCTGCATCTGCAGATCTGCTTTAGCGCTCTTCCGGCTGTGCCCATATACACAGAAACAGTATTGGCCTTTGACAGAGAAAGCAGGCATCCGGCGTTATCTGCCTTTACCGCTATCATAACAGAAGAATATAAGGCATTTTATCAAAATATAAAGCACCTACCAGCACTATGA
- a CDS encoding DUF5106 domain-containing protein → MKCTYLSGIVLGTILMVVFVSCRDTHTRIQHEKKDTSDSLNTYSSATGKRTIENFWDDFDFNDDELYKRDGEQAIADFIGLFPSYSPEEIQKSIFRMLSKAENNPEAFVFFQDLFKKYLYHPNSPLRNDMYYECVIDYLIISDKVSADGKNKYKQLLKILKKNKAGTEASSFSVTLQSGKDIRLEEIEAPFLLLMFYEPDCNSCKTIIENMKNMPELNELIDNKKLLKILAVYAIGNEDIWKDYFPQMPANWINGIDKNQFIINRNLYDLKASPTMYLLDKSKHVILKDSDLGHVLYFLTTNKQFN, encoded by the coding sequence ATGAAGTGTACGTATTTGTCAGGTATTGTATTGGGAACGATATTAATGGTAGTTTTTGTTTCATGCAGAGATACTCATACAAGGATTCAGCATGAAAAAAAGGATACTTCGGATAGTTTGAATACATATTCTTCTGCTACAGGAAAGAGAACTATAGAGAATTTTTGGGATGATTTTGATTTTAATGATGATGAATTGTATAAGCGTGATGGTGAGCAGGCCATTGCTGATTTTATAGGTCTTTTTCCATCTTATTCACCAGAAGAAATCCAAAAATCTATATTCAGAATGTTAAGTAAAGCTGAAAATAATCCAGAGGCATTTGTTTTTTTTCAGGATTTGTTTAAAAAATACTTATACCACCCGAACTCTCCTTTGCGTAATGATATGTATTACGAATGCGTAATCGACTATTTGATAATTTCAGATAAGGTTTCTGCTGATGGGAAGAATAAATATAAGCAACTGCTGAAGATCTTAAAAAAAAATAAAGCCGGGACTGAGGCTTCATCATTTTCCGTTACACTACAATCCGGTAAAGATATTCGATTGGAAGAAATTGAAGCTCCGTTTCTATTACTCATGTTTTATGAACCTGATTGCAACAGTTGTAAGACTATTATTGAAAATATGAAGAATATGCCAGAACTGAATGAGTTGATTGACAATAAGAAATTACTTAAGATACTGGCTGTATATGCTATAGGAAATGAAGATATATGGAAAGATTATTTTCCGCAAATGCCTGCCAACTGGATTAACGGAATAGATAAGAACCAGTTCATTATTAACCGTAATCTGTATGACCTGAAGGCTTCTCCCACAATGTACTTATTGGATAAAAGTAAGCATGTTATTCTGAAGGACAGCGATTTGGGACATGTGCTGTATTTTCTTACAACTAATAAACAATTTAATTAG
- a CDS encoding NAD(P)H-dependent flavin oxidoreductase produces MKWKNEITERLGIKYPIIQAPMLGVTSPEMVAAASTAGCLGSLALGDLTAEQCAAAIRQTRALTSEPFAVNFFAHSIPTVTDQLISKYNTVRSFVQDLAEKHQLKAELPNLEQLQLHSYHKQVAAILEEKCPIVSFTFGNPDETVISLFKQNGSILIGTCTSLDEALALEHSGIDIICVQGIEAGGHRGSFIGDSLPLIGGFSLLSQVLDHVRVPVIYAGGIYNANSLRAVHTLGACGFQVGSLLLTAKESRLKPFEKERLQQLKSNDVVLTNSFTGRYARGIRNLFSKEAEASGNILPYPYQNKLTAPLRLASKTDQNPDFVSIWVGQSPYPFSTASTTEILSNLIHEVESQDL; encoded by the coding sequence ATGAAATGGAAAAATGAGATTACAGAACGATTAGGAATAAAGTACCCCATCATTCAGGCTCCAATGTTGGGTGTAACCAGTCCGGAGATGGTAGCCGCTGCTTCTACAGCAGGATGTCTGGGTTCGTTGGCGCTTGGAGACCTTACAGCAGAGCAATGCGCAGCAGCTATTCGTCAGACCAGAGCTTTAACTTCTGAACCGTTTGCGGTCAATTTTTTTGCCCACTCTATTCCAACCGTTACCGATCAGCTCATTTCAAAATATAATACCGTCCGCTCTTTTGTACAGGATCTGGCTGAAAAGCACCAATTAAAGGCTGAGCTCCCTAATCTGGAACAGTTACAACTTCACAGCTATCATAAACAGGTAGCAGCTATTCTGGAGGAAAAGTGTCCCATTGTAAGCTTTACTTTCGGAAATCCGGATGAGACTGTCATATCCCTGTTCAAGCAAAACGGAAGCATTCTAATCGGTACATGTACCAGTCTGGATGAAGCCCTGGCACTTGAGCATTCAGGTATAGATATTATCTGTGTGCAAGGGATAGAAGCAGGCGGACACCGAGGAAGTTTTATAGGAGACTCTTTACCTCTGATTGGAGGATTTTCCTTATTAAGTCAGGTACTGGATCATGTCCGCGTTCCTGTCATCTATGCAGGCGGGATCTATAATGCCAATAGTCTGCGAGCAGTGCATACATTAGGAGCTTGTGGATTTCAGGTCGGCAGTCTGTTGCTGACAGCTAAAGAAAGTAGATTGAAGCCTTTTGAAAAAGAACGGCTACAGCAGCTGAAAAGCAACGATGTAGTACTGACGAACAGCTTTACAGGAAGGTATGCCCGGGGAATCCGCAACCTGTTTTCTAAGGAAGCAGAGGCATCCGGAAATATACTGCCATACCCTTATCAGAATAAGCTGACAGCACCTTTGCGCCTAGCCTCAAAAACGGATCAGAATCCTGACTTTGTCAGTATATGGGTAGGTCAGTCACCTTATCCTTTCAGCACAGCGTCTACAACAGAGATACTAAGTAATCTGATCCATGAAGTCGAATCGCAAGATTTATAA
- a CDS encoding NAD-dependent epimerase/dehydratase family protein, protein MKIVVVGGSGFVGTQLIDLLLKTTSYQIVNVDKNESKRFADITVLTNILDKELLCNRLSGSDIVILLAAEHRDDVSPTSLYYDVNVQGMKNTLQAMKTNGIKRIIFTSSVAIYGLDKDNPDESFSADPFNHYGKSKWQAEEVLQEWYKSHPDWNINIVRPTVIFGEGNRGNVYNLLQQIASGKFMMIGRGNNQKSMSYIRNIIAFIQFLIEQKGQGYNVYNYVDKPDFTTNDLVFHTGNILNKKIPATRIPYWLGMLGGYGFDVLAWITRKKLNISSVRVKKFCAVTQYNSTKAMDSGFVPPYSMEEGLRRMLTEEFEKG, encoded by the coding sequence ATGAAAATAGTGGTAGTAGGAGGTTCCGGTTTTGTAGGAACACAACTGATCGATCTTTTATTAAAAACTACAAGTTACCAAATTGTAAATGTAGATAAGAATGAAAGTAAAAGATTTGCGGATATAACCGTATTAACGAATATTCTTGACAAAGAATTATTGTGCAACCGCTTGTCAGGATCTGATATAGTGATTCTATTGGCTGCTGAACATCGGGATGATGTAAGTCCCACATCCCTTTATTACGATGTAAATGTGCAGGGGATGAAAAATACGTTGCAGGCTATGAAGACTAATGGAATAAAACGTATCATTTTTACCAGTTCGGTAGCTATATACGGCCTGGACAAAGATAATCCGGATGAATCTTTTTCTGCAGATCCTTTCAATCACTATGGTAAGAGCAAGTGGCAGGCAGAGGAGGTCCTTCAGGAATGGTATAAATCGCATCCGGATTGGAACATAAATATTGTACGGCCTACTGTTATTTTCGGAGAGGGTAACCGTGGAAATGTATACAATCTGTTGCAACAGATTGCCAGCGGAAAATTTATGATGATAGGAAGAGGTAATAATCAAAAATCGATGTCCTACATCAGAAATATTATTGCTTTTATTCAATTTCTAATAGAACAAAAAGGGCAGGGGTATAACGTATATAACTACGTAGATAAACCTGATTTTACAACAAATGATCTGGTATTTCACACTGGAAATATTCTGAATAAAAAAATTCCGGCAACGCGTATTCCATACTGGTTGGGAATGTTGGGAGGATACGGTTTTGATGTATTGGCCTGGATAACCCGTAAAAAGCTCAATATCAGTTCTGTAAGAGTGAAAAAGTTTTGTGCTGTTACACAATATAATTCTACAAAAGCGATGGATTCAGGGTTTGTACCACCTTATTCTATGGAAGAAGGGTTGAGGAGAATGTTAACCGAAGAGTTTGAAAAGGGATAA
- a CDS encoding RagB/SusD family nutrient uptake outer membrane protein has translation MKKKTSIVYIALSLLLLSGCSDYLDINPKGQLGENQLNNAEAAENLVIAAYSSLGNENYNNKTNSLWPYGDLRSGDAYKGGAGTGDMEEWNLYETFVSMRVDVGGLDQKWYRQYVAISRANNALRVINGLDPTGYPMKEIRQAEMRFLRAHYMFELKLLFKYIPFVDETLAPEAYVTVSNREYTNAEQWNRIITEFRFAADILPENNNNQKGRANRYMAKAYLAKALLYAAYEQSEQHQVTGINTQKLEEVVQLVNELEGRYDLSQDFAFNFLCEYENGPESIFAVQNSLNDGTEFGRLDWSAMLNYPMNGEYGCCGFHQPSQNLVNAFKTDTNGLPQFKNYNNTDLSTAGQVKTQNIDPRLLHTVAIVGLPYKYKADFIFQNSWIRQIETYGNYMSLKEVVLYDNPCFKKVNPFMSSSKNRDIIRFDDVLLWKAEALIELGRPAEALPIINKIRKRASESVFRLVDRTGTATGQFKVEEYKDGVNCVWTQSYAREALRWERRLELAMEGFRFFDLVRWGIADTYINEYLQKEKTKRNYLAASVFKKNRDEYFPIPLSQINFSKKLYVQNFGWN, from the coding sequence ATGAAAAAAAAGACTAGTATAGTATACATTGCATTATCTCTATTGCTGCTTAGTGGCTGTAGCGATTATCTGGATATCAATCCTAAGGGCCAATTGGGCGAGAATCAACTTAACAATGCTGAGGCAGCTGAGAACCTGGTAATAGCAGCCTATTCGTCATTAGGAAATGAGAATTATAATAATAAAACTAATAGCCTGTGGCCTTATGGTGACTTGAGAAGTGGTGATGCATATAAAGGAGGGGCAGGTACAGGTGATATGGAAGAATGGAACTTGTACGAGACATTTGTATCAATGCGGGTAGATGTCGGGGGGCTGGATCAAAAATGGTACAGGCAATATGTGGCTATATCCCGGGCGAATAATGCGCTGCGGGTGATTAACGGATTGGATCCTACCGGTTATCCCATGAAAGAGATACGACAAGCCGAAATGCGTTTTTTGCGGGCTCATTATATGTTTGAGCTTAAATTACTTTTTAAGTATATACCTTTTGTAGATGAAACGCTGGCTCCTGAAGCATATGTAACGGTGTCTAACCGTGAATATACGAACGCTGAGCAATGGAACAGGATTATAACTGAATTTAGATTTGCAGCGGACATATTGCCGGAAAATAACAATAATCAGAAAGGCCGGGCAAATAGGTACATGGCTAAAGCGTATCTGGCAAAAGCCTTGTTATATGCAGCCTATGAGCAAAGTGAGCAGCATCAAGTGACTGGAATTAATACACAGAAATTAGAAGAGGTGGTGCAATTAGTAAATGAGCTGGAGGGGCGCTATGATCTGTCCCAGGATTTTGCATTCAACTTTTTATGCGAGTACGAGAATGGACCGGAATCTATTTTTGCAGTACAAAATTCATTGAACGACGGGACTGAATTCGGCCGCCTGGACTGGAGCGCTATGCTCAACTATCCAATGAACGGCGAATATGGATGTTGCGGATTTCACCAACCGAGCCAAAACTTGGTCAACGCTTTTAAGACTGATACAAATGGGCTGCCACAGTTTAAAAATTACAATAATACAGACTTGTCTACGGCAGGACAGGTGAAAACACAGAATATAGATCCGCGTCTCTTACATACTGTTGCTATCGTTGGTCTTCCATACAAGTATAAAGCTGATTTTATATTTCAGAATAGTTGGATTCGTCAGATTGAAACATATGGCAACTATATGTCGTTAAAAGAAGTGGTGTTGTATGACAACCCATGTTTTAAAAAGGTCAATCCTTTTATGAGTAGTAGTAAAAATAGGGATATCATCCGATTTGACGACGTGTTGCTCTGGAAAGCTGAGGCATTGATCGAGTTAGGCAGACCTGCAGAAGCCTTGCCTATTATTAATAAAATAAGAAAACGGGCATCCGAAAGTGTATTCAGATTAGTGGATCGTACAGGTACAGCTACGGGACAATTTAAGGTAGAGGAATATAAGGATGGTGTGAATTGTGTGTGGACACAATCCTATGCCCGGGAGGCTTTGCGTTGGGAAAGGCGACTGGAGTTGGCGATGGAAGGTTTTCGATTCTTTGATCTGGTACGTTGGGGTATTGCGGACACGTACATAAATGAATACTTGCAGAAAGAGAAAACAAAACGAAATTACTTGGCGGCTTCTGTATTCAAGAAAAATCGGGACGAGTATTTTCCTATACCACTTTCTCAAATAAATTTCAGTAAAAAACTATATGTCCAAAATTTCGGATGGAATTAA
- a CDS encoding MraY family glycosyltransferase has translation MEVLIVFVIPFVFAVFLSKVMIPYIMLVTYKKRLFDPVDSRKHHQRIIPRLGGVAFAPIQCCVLVITLVVLYKMGPYSLDLNIDVKPWIIVPMLMMLVCGLVILFLVGIADDLIGMDYKWKFTAQLLVASLLPISGLWINDMYGIFFITSLSPWVGIPLTIFAVVLIINAVNLMDGLDGLCSGIVAIGAVVLGAMFIFYGAWLHAMFAFITAGVLLPFFYFNVFGIAHRRRQIFMGDTGSLTLGYSIAFLAVSFAMNNSDIKPFSEGAIVAAFSTLIVPVFDVARVMFIRWRKGKSLFKPDRNHLHHKLLQIGMSHRQAMLTILGMALFFCLINGLAVHFISNNIVVLADIVLWICFQYTFDRIGKMRSSRSIEDKVPDNIAVLSEESKTTNESLYLSTDESLGAFSE, from the coding sequence ATGGAAGTTTTAATAGTATTTGTAATTCCTTTTGTTTTTGCTGTGTTCCTGAGTAAGGTGATGATTCCTTACATTATGCTTGTCACCTACAAGAAGAGATTGTTTGATCCTGTAGATTCGCGTAAACATCATCAGCGTATTATCCCGAGATTGGGTGGGGTGGCTTTTGCCCCGATACAATGCTGTGTGCTTGTCATCACATTAGTCGTGCTTTACAAAATGGGTCCATATTCACTGGATTTGAATATTGATGTCAAACCCTGGATTATAGTGCCCATGTTGATGATGCTGGTCTGCGGTCTGGTCATTCTTTTTCTGGTAGGAATAGCAGACGACCTTATAGGTATGGATTACAAATGGAAATTCACGGCTCAATTACTTGTCGCTTCGCTCTTACCTATATCGGGTTTGTGGATCAACGATATGTACGGTATTTTTTTTATCACATCCTTATCGCCGTGGGTAGGTATACCGCTGACCATTTTTGCTGTGGTCCTTATTATTAACGCTGTGAATCTGATGGATGGATTGGATGGTCTTTGTTCAGGCATAGTAGCTATAGGTGCGGTTGTGTTGGGAGCTATGTTTATTTTTTACGGTGCCTGGTTGCATGCGATGTTTGCTTTCATAACCGCAGGTGTTTTACTCCCGTTTTTTTATTTTAATGTGTTTGGTATAGCACATCGTCGTCGTCAGATATTTATGGGTGACACGGGCAGCCTCACATTAGGTTATTCCATTGCTTTTTTGGCTGTCAGCTTTGCTATGAATAATTCAGATATAAAACCATTCTCAGAAGGTGCTATCGTTGCAGCATTCTCTACTCTCATTGTACCTGTATTTGATGTGGCTAGAGTCATGTTCATCCGTTGGAGAAAGGGAAAATCATTGTTTAAGCCAGATCGTAATCATCTTCATCACAAATTGTTACAGATCGGGATGTCGCATCGACAGGCTATGCTGACGATATTAGGTATGGCGCTATTTTTTTGCCTGATTAACGGATTAGCGGTTCATTTTATCAGTAATAACATTGTGGTGCTGGCAGACATTGTATTATGGATATGTTTTCAGTACACTTTCGATAGAATCGGAAAAATGAGATCAAGCAGATCGATTGAAGATAAAGTGCCGGATAATATAGCAGTTCTTTCAGAAGAAAGTAAAACAACAAATGAGAGCTTATATCTGAGTACGGACGAGTCTCTTGGTGCATTTTCAGAATAG
- a CDS encoding ISAon1 family transposase N-terminal region protein has protein sequence MKYSLLNKQDVVRKIVSGELLLKEAMVEYNIKSERTIIRWLDEYQRKQQRENEKEISSTKASPIYAELSSRVLPSKLLENFELIRVVEKDKALFFYLEEYEKAPRGFEKDILIPKGFLDSIIIQDFPIRGQKSFLCLKRRKWIIDGLDRLVYSKWDDFTTLVRVTNEFGEYMKSG, from the coding sequence ATGAAGTATTCTTTACTGAACAAACAGGATGTCGTAAGAAAGATTGTTTCGGGTGAATTGTTATTAAAGGAGGCTATGGTTGAATATAATATCAAATCAGAAAGAACCATCATCAGGTGGTTAGATGAATATCAGCGAAAACAACAAAGAGAAAACGAAAAGGAAATAAGCTCAACGAAAGCTTCTCCGATATATGCAGAGCTTTCCAGCCGGGTATTGCCTTCGAAATTACTGGAAAATTTTGAACTCATACGAGTCGTGGAAAAAGACAAAGCTCTATTTTTCTATTTAGAAGAATATGAAAAAGCACCTCGCGGTTTTGAAAAGGATATATTGATACCTAAAGGATTTTTGGATTCTATAATTATTCAGGATTTCCCTATTCGTGGCCAAAAATCATTTTTATGTCTAAAAAGAAGAAAATGGATTATTGATGGACTTGATAGATTGGTCTATAGTAAGTGGGATGACTTTACAACCTTAGTAAGAGTTACTAATGAATTTGGCGAATATATGAAAAGCGGATAG
- a CDS encoding glycoside hydrolase family 32 protein, giving the protein MKKNKYIGVLLLMIIFSSCKTLLKTGKNNPEKYRPAYHFSPKKGWMNDPNGMIYLDGTYHLFYQHNPDTIVWGPMHWGHATSTDLMQWEEQPIALFPDSLGTIFSGSVVLDKNNTAGFGKDALVAIFTHHNHYIEEEKTGLHQYQSIAYSLDQGKSWTKYTGNPVLPNPGIWDFRDPKVMWHAGSGQWIMTLATKQSITFYGSKNLKEWKRLSEFGNDTGANGGVWECPDLLCLPTPEGDKWVLLVSINPGGPNTGSATQYFVGDFDGTTFTTNQKDIRWMDYGPDNYAGVTFSNTGNRHILIGWMSNWAYANMVPASTWRSGMTIPRILSLQKVSEKWFLVSSPITKELMNEDVQQIGDMHVQNNTQDWSNYIKKTDGAFELSFTLDKVTTFDLVLSNNTGDELLLGFDKSTDQFFVDRSKAGNANFYPAFITRTVVPRISDTGMINYRLLVDRNSVEVFADGGLSNLSSIFFIERPFHVLKFRSPTNVNVRDLSIKVIK; this is encoded by the coding sequence ATGAAAAAGAATAAATACATAGGTGTTTTGCTTCTCATGATAATTTTCAGTAGCTGTAAGACGTTGTTAAAAACCGGAAAAAATAATCCGGAAAAATATCGTCCTGCCTATCATTTTTCTCCCAAAAAGGGATGGATGAATGATCCAAACGGCATGATATATCTGGATGGAACATACCACTTGTTCTATCAGCATAATCCTGACACAATTGTATGGGGACCTATGCATTGGGGGCATGCTACAAGTACGGATTTGATGCAGTGGGAGGAGCAGCCAATAGCGCTATTTCCGGATAGTCTGGGAACTATCTTTTCGGGTAGTGTAGTATTGGATAAAAATAATACTGCCGGATTTGGAAAGGATGCATTAGTCGCGATTTTCACTCATCACAATCATTATATTGAAGAAGAGAAAACAGGATTACATCAGTACCAAAGTATCGCATATAGTCTGGATCAGGGAAAGTCCTGGACAAAGTATACCGGAAATCCTGTACTGCCTAATCCGGGCATTTGGGATTTTCGGGATCCTAAGGTCATGTGGCATGCGGGTAGCGGACAATGGATCATGACTCTGGCTACTAAGCAGTCGATTACTTTTTACGGGTCTAAAAATCTCAAGGAATGGAAACGTCTTAGTGAATTTGGAAATGATACAGGTGCAAATGGCGGAGTATGGGAATGTCCGGATTTGCTCTGCTTGCCAACACCAGAAGGAGATAAATGGGTTTTGTTGGTAAGTATTAACCCAGGAGGGCCAAATACAGGATCAGCTACGCAGTATTTTGTCGGCGACTTTGATGGAACGACTTTCACAACGAATCAAAAAGATATTCGTTGGATGGACTATGGTCCTGACAACTATGCAGGCGTTACGTTTTCCAATACAGGAAATCGCCATATATTGATAGGCTGGATGAGCAATTGGGCATATGCCAATATGGTACCCGCATCTACCTGGAGGAGTGGAATGACAATACCCCGGATACTTTCTTTACAAAAGGTAAGTGAAAAATGGTTTTTGGTTTCCAGCCCTATTACAAAAGAGTTAATGAATGAAGATGTTCAACAAATAGGGGATATGCACGTGCAAAACAATACCCAAGATTGGAGTAATTATATAAAAAAGACTGATGGAGCATTTGAACTTTCGTTCACATTGGATAAAGTGACAACTTTTGATCTTGTATTGTCAAATAATACAGGTGATGAATTGTTGCTTGGATTTGATAAATCTACTGATCAGTTTTTTGTAGATCGTTCTAAGGCAGGGAATGCTAATTTCTATCCCGCATTTATCACACGTACTGTTGTTCCCCGTATTTCAGATACCGGGATGATAAACTACAGATTGCTCGTCGATCGTAATTCGGTTGAGGTATTTGCGGACGGGGGCTTATCTAATCTTAGTAGTATCTTCTTTATTGAACGACCTTTTCATGTGTTAAAGTTTCGGTCGCCGACAAATGTTAATGTCAGGGATTTGAGTATAAAAGTTATAAAATAA